The proteins below come from a single Tribolium castaneum strain GA2 chromosome 9, icTriCast1.1, whole genome shotgun sequence genomic window:
- the LOC657564 gene encoding uncharacterized protein LOC657564, whose translation MAYSMFECPKLHNARSLKFYTEECEHHLSFRHKNLPPDFDLDRYQPQNFKQSADSDSYSVQAHTSRHKRCPIYNHIYVSLTDQNDGDFVPKSRKKPKTKSKKSVIEKLEETYWANWKPDKNDSMSSKKSLEIQVIKSAPVKSRRKKIQIYPSFGDHLDETQVEKIKITSKCQEIQTDDVLEISKLTEDAETDTQDTLVAKKSEEELDDNKFLKHTDSFILNLKKQHEEKETFEQPKCIRLYKKPGKLTSKNYTRGGSYPLKSCLKKDSSFGKGGHRLGRPGSPLIVSSTFRYSRTHRY comes from the exons ATGGCGTATTCAATGTTCGAATGTCCCAAATTACACAATGCAAGGTCCCTGAAATTTTACACCGAGGAATGC GAACACCACTTATCTTTTCGGCACAAAAATTTGCCCCCAGACTTCGACCTGGACCGCTACCAGCCccaaaatttcaaacagtCCGCAGACAGTGATAGCTACTCAGTCCAGGCCCACACTTCCAGACACAAAAGATGCCCCATCTACAACCACATTTACGTCAGTCTGACGGACCAAAACGACGGCGATTTCGTGCCGAAAAGCCGCAAAAAACCCAAGACCAAGTCGAAGAAATCGGTGATTGAAAAACTGGAAGAGACGTATTGGGCCAACTGGAAGCCGGACAAGAACGACTCAATGAGCAGCAAAAAATCCCTGGAAATTCAAGTCATCAAGAGCGCCCCTGTTAAAAGCAGGCGCAAGAAAATCCAAATTTATCCATCCTTTGGCGATCATCTTGACGAAACGCAAGTCgagaaaatcaaaattacGAGCAAATGCCAGGAAATACAAACTGACGATGTTTTGGAAATTTCCAAATTGACGGAAGATGCAGAGACGGACACTCAGGACACTTTAGTTGCGAAAAAATCGGAGGAGGAATTGGACGATAACAAGTTTTTGAAACACACGGATTCATTCATACTCAACTTGAAGAAACAGCACGAAGAAAAGGAAACTTTCGAGCAACCTAAGTGTATCAGACTGTACAAAAAGCCGGGCAAACTGACGTCGAAAAACTACACTCGAGGGGGCTCCTACCCCTTAAAATCGTGCCTGAAGAAAGACAGTAGTTTCGGCAAAGGGGGCCACCGGTTGGGGCGTCCGGGGAGCCCCCTAATAGTCTCCAGCACCTTCAGATACAGTCGAACCCATCGTTATTAA
- the MED17 gene encoding mediator of RNA polymerase II transcription subunit 17 isoform X3, with translation MSYSVNISVEAPIENQIQEITYDGTEIYQPPLTLSESLTKYAQKIDFSKTSDIDFKKEPGEAIEDNKSDSDSKDAFQSSLWPWDSARNKLRNAFQEVCVLADVLAIAKDKRYMVLDPVQQEPIETKPMVQIYARKKALAGAASVLLTGAERLKTSQNEAARNRTVPDFHIELLRLRQNWRLKKVSNTIIGDLSYRTAGSKYTQTGTFEVTKAEDDDKTNSPPSSPIPGGATTAKTNSALRVSIPSELQGVAYIEVLCQKDQEDLCSVNVNLLGSGPPASNPDMHWQQKLEAAQNVLFCKELFNQLAKEAVQLQAPIPHMVVGNQIMATVFPGIQLIIGLCHSTVGDKKQQNNNSSKTDHDHVLEHSLHQLLREVHHKNTHHPFPHPATGPLGPSKKRMLAGPMAADRYELLEMTKSETLLEQIIKQAQHFFMRLRTEYVLDTIAKEVKDPLISSHWNTLNSPTQSCVKINISTHGYDALCRTPLVIHVGEKSLKCICRDGKVMHMSYEPQELRDLIFCHINQHQILAVQALAKTMGWQFLANSNHLGTGAVEPLGNASSCLLASPTGDRIIAVRCEPQTGIQVCVAHSPRSDFFPSRLVTERKWEHLGGQFRDVRLEKMEGRNFLHKMELLML, from the exons atgtcttaCTCGGTAAATATATCAGTGGAAGCGCCTATAGAAAACCAAATACAAGAAATCACGTACGATGGAACGGAAATATACCAACC TCCGTTGACTCTATCAGAAAGTCTCACCAAATACGCCCAAAAAATCGACTTTAGCAAAACTAGTGATATTGACTTTAAAAAAGAACCAGGGGAGGCAATTGAAGACAATAAATCTGACTCTGACAGTAAAGACGCTTTCCAGTCAAGTCTATGGCCATGGGACTCAGCCAGAAACAAACTACGCAACGCATTTCAGGAAGTTTGCGTCTTGGCTGACGTCCTTGCCATAGCTAAGGACAAACGCTACATGGTCTTGGACCCCGTCCAACAAGAACCGATTGAAACCAAACCAATGGTGCAAATATACGCCCGTAAGAAAGCACTAGCTGGGGCTGCCAGTGTCCTACTCACTGGTGCCGAACGACTGAAAACGTCCCAAAACGAAGCTGCCAGAAACAGAACTGTCCCAGATTTTCACATAGAATTGTTAAGATTGCGCCAAAATTGGAGGCTTAAAAAAGTCTCAAATACAATAATCGGGGACTTGAGTTATCGCACAGCTGGCTCTAAATACACACAAACTGGCACTTTCGAAGTTACGAAAGCTGAAGACGATGATAAGACAAACAGTCCGCCTAGTAGTCCAATACCTGGAGGTGCCACAACGGCCAAAACAAATTCCGCTTTGCGAGTTTCAATTCCTTCAGAATTGCAAGGGGTGGCTTATATTGAAGTTTTGTGTCAGAAAG ATCAAGAAGATCTCTGTAGTGTTAATGTAAATTTGTTAGGGTCAGGTCCACCAGCTTCAAACCCTGACATGCACTGGCAACAGAAGTTAGAAGCGGcgcaaaatgttttgttctGTAAAGAATTATTTAACCAACTTGCCAAAGAAGCAGTTCAGTTGCAGGCGCCTATACCACATATGGTTGTAGGAAATCAAATTATGGCCACG GTTTTTCCCGGCATTCAATTAATAATAGGATTGTGTCACTCAACTGTAGGcgacaaaaaacaacaaaacaataacTCATCAAAAACCGATCATGACCACGTATTGGAACACTCATTACACCAGTTATTGCGAGAAGTCCACCACAAAAACACCCATCACCCATTCCCCCACCCAGCAACAGGCCCATTAGGCCCCTCAAAGAAACGAATGTTGGCCGGACCTATGGCCGCAGACAGATACGAATTACTCGAAATGACAAAATCCGAAACACTTCTTGAACAAATCATCAAACAAGCGCAACACTTTTTCATGAGATTACGGACAGAATACGTGCTTGATACAATAGCTAAAGAAGTGAAAGATCCCCTTATAAGCTCCCACTGGAACACTTTAAACAGTCCGACGCAATCATGCGTTAAAATCAACATTTCAACACATGGTTATGACGCTCTCTGTCGGACGCCTCTCGTGATACACGTGGGTGAAAAAAGCCTCAAGTGCATATGTAGAGATGGGAAAGTCATGCACATGAGTTACGAGCCGCAAGAATTGcgagatttgattttttgccaCATAAACCAGCACCAAATTTTGGCGGTTCAAGCGTTGGCTAAGACAATGGGTTGGCAGTTTTTGGCCAATTCGAACCATTTGGGCACGGGGGCTGTGGAACCGCTGGGAAACGCTAGTTCGTGTCTTTTGGCGTCTCCCACAGGTGATAGGATTATTGCAGTTAGGTGTGAGCCACAGACGGGTATCCAGGTCTGTGTGGCTCATTCGCCCAGGAGCGATTTTTTCCCCAGTAGGTTGGTGACTGAGCGAAAGTGGGAGCATTTAGGCGGACAGTTTAGGGATGTTAGGTTGGAAAAAATGGAAGGCAGGAATTTCTTGCATAAGATGGAGTTGTTAATG ttatAG
- the Prx5 gene encoding peroxiredoxin-5, mitochondrial: MNVGQLTSSRIICNSLLTQFVKRTLKTTTALNMPAKVGDSLPNVDLFEDLPTNKVNLAQLAAGKKIIIFAVPGAFTPGCSKTHLPGYVQKAEELKGQGISEIFCVSVNDPFVMAAWAKDQKTTGKVRLLADPSAAFTKALDLTVDIAPLGGTRSKRYSMVVDNGKITSLQVEPDGTGLTCSLANAIKL; this comes from the exons ATGAATGTTGGTCAACTGACGTCGAGCAGAATCATTTGCAACTCATTGTTAACTCAGTTTGTTAAAAGAACACTGAAAACAACAACAGCACTCAACATGCCTGCAAAG GTCGGAGATTCCCTTCCAAACGTCGACCTCTTTGAAGACCTCCCGACCAACAAAGTCAACTTAGCCCAACTGGCAgccggtaaaaaaataatcatttttgcAGTCCCTGGTGCTTTTACACCCGGTTGTTCGAAA ACTCACCTACCTGGTTACGTACAGAAAGCTGAGGAATTAAAGGGTCAAGGGATCAGTGAGATATTTTGTGTTTCTGTAAATGACCCATTTGTTATGGCAGCATGGGCTAAAGACCAAAAAACAACCGGAAAAGTCCGACTTTTGGCCGATCCTTCAGCCGCTTTTACCAAAGCTTTAGATTTGACTGTTGATATTGCCCCACTTGGGGGCACTAGGAGCAAGAGGTACTCCATGGTTGTTGACAATGGCAAAATTACCTCGCTTCAGGTTGAACCTGACGGCACTGGCTTGACCTGCTCCCTAGCCAATGCAATCAAATTGTAA
- the MED17 gene encoding mediator of RNA polymerase II transcription subunit 17 isoform X1, whose translation MSYSVNISVEAPIENQIQEITYDGTEIYQPPLTLSESLTKYAQKIDFSKTSDIDFKKEPGEAIEDNKSDSDSKDAFQSSLWPWDSARNKLRNAFQEVCVLADVLAIAKDKRYMVLDPVQQEPIETKPMVQIYARKKALAGAASVLLTGAERLKTSQNEAARNRTVPDFHIELLRLRQNWRLKKVSNTIIGDLSYRTAGSKYTQTGTFEVTKAEDDDKTNSPPSSPIPGGATTAKTNSALRVSIPSELQGVAYIEVLCQKDQEDLCSVNVNLLGSGPPASNPDMHWQQKLEAAQNVLFCKELFNQLAKEAVQLQAPIPHMVVGNQIMATVFPGIQLIIGLCHSTVGDKKQQNNNSSKTDHDHVLEHSLHQLLREVHHKNTHHPFPHPATGPLGPSKKRMLAGPMAADRYELLEMTKSETLLEQIIKQAQHFFMRLRTEYVLDTIAKEVKDPLISSHWNTLNSPTQSCVKINISTHGYDALCRTPLVIHVGEKSLKCICRDGKVMHMSYEPQELRDLIFCHINQHQILAVQALAKTMGWQFLANSNHLGTGAVEPLGNASSCLLASPTGDRIIAVRCEPQTGIQVCVAHSPRSDFFPSRLVTERKWEHLGGQFRDVRLEKMEGRNFLHKMELLMESGPWKLFVCQ comes from the exons atgtcttaCTCGGTAAATATATCAGTGGAAGCGCCTATAGAAAACCAAATACAAGAAATCACGTACGATGGAACGGAAATATACCAACC TCCGTTGACTCTATCAGAAAGTCTCACCAAATACGCCCAAAAAATCGACTTTAGCAAAACTAGTGATATTGACTTTAAAAAAGAACCAGGGGAGGCAATTGAAGACAATAAATCTGACTCTGACAGTAAAGACGCTTTCCAGTCAAGTCTATGGCCATGGGACTCAGCCAGAAACAAACTACGCAACGCATTTCAGGAAGTTTGCGTCTTGGCTGACGTCCTTGCCATAGCTAAGGACAAACGCTACATGGTCTTGGACCCCGTCCAACAAGAACCGATTGAAACCAAACCAATGGTGCAAATATACGCCCGTAAGAAAGCACTAGCTGGGGCTGCCAGTGTCCTACTCACTGGTGCCGAACGACTGAAAACGTCCCAAAACGAAGCTGCCAGAAACAGAACTGTCCCAGATTTTCACATAGAATTGTTAAGATTGCGCCAAAATTGGAGGCTTAAAAAAGTCTCAAATACAATAATCGGGGACTTGAGTTATCGCACAGCTGGCTCTAAATACACACAAACTGGCACTTTCGAAGTTACGAAAGCTGAAGACGATGATAAGACAAACAGTCCGCCTAGTAGTCCAATACCTGGAGGTGCCACAACGGCCAAAACAAATTCCGCTTTGCGAGTTTCAATTCCTTCAGAATTGCAAGGGGTGGCTTATATTGAAGTTTTGTGTCAGAAAG ATCAAGAAGATCTCTGTAGTGTTAATGTAAATTTGTTAGGGTCAGGTCCACCAGCTTCAAACCCTGACATGCACTGGCAACAGAAGTTAGAAGCGGcgcaaaatgttttgttctGTAAAGAATTATTTAACCAACTTGCCAAAGAAGCAGTTCAGTTGCAGGCGCCTATACCACATATGGTTGTAGGAAATCAAATTATGGCCACG GTTTTTCCCGGCATTCAATTAATAATAGGATTGTGTCACTCAACTGTAGGcgacaaaaaacaacaaaacaataacTCATCAAAAACCGATCATGACCACGTATTGGAACACTCATTACACCAGTTATTGCGAGAAGTCCACCACAAAAACACCCATCACCCATTCCCCCACCCAGCAACAGGCCCATTAGGCCCCTCAAAGAAACGAATGTTGGCCGGACCTATGGCCGCAGACAGATACGAATTACTCGAAATGACAAAATCCGAAACACTTCTTGAACAAATCATCAAACAAGCGCAACACTTTTTCATGAGATTACGGACAGAATACGTGCTTGATACAATAGCTAAAGAAGTGAAAGATCCCCTTATAAGCTCCCACTGGAACACTTTAAACAGTCCGACGCAATCATGCGTTAAAATCAACATTTCAACACATGGTTATGACGCTCTCTGTCGGACGCCTCTCGTGATACACGTGGGTGAAAAAAGCCTCAAGTGCATATGTAGAGATGGGAAAGTCATGCACATGAGTTACGAGCCGCAAGAATTGcgagatttgattttttgccaCATAAACCAGCACCAAATTTTGGCGGTTCAAGCGTTGGCTAAGACAATGGGTTGGCAGTTTTTGGCCAATTCGAACCATTTGGGCACGGGGGCTGTGGAACCGCTGGGAAACGCTAGTTCGTGTCTTTTGGCGTCTCCCACAGGTGATAGGATTATTGCAGTTAGGTGTGAGCCACAGACGGGTATCCAGGTCTGTGTGGCTCATTCGCCCAGGAGCGATTTTTTCCCCAGTAGGTTGGTGACTGAGCGAAAGTGGGAGCATTTAGGCGGACAGTTTAGGGATGTTAGGTTGGAAAAAATGGAAGGCAGGAATTTCTTGCATAAGATGGAGTTGTTAATG GAATCAGGGCCATGGAAGTTGTTTGTTTGTCAGTAG
- the LOC657644 gene encoding malate dehydrogenase, with the protein MFSKSKLSVLPKTLRFSSSLCPSTAPIKPIVTLLDTLSSVGSNLALLLKQNLDIYELRLFDEENNTNAFACDLNEIDTRTKLKSFSCKSLKNAIVGAHVVISTGGCQEKPGSSQRELFDKNLDNVRNVAMFLAEFNPEAIYCIAKPPVEALVPMVSEEYKKAETYDPRKIIGVATVASMIANTFIAEHTNQNPADVLCPIIGGLSPKTTIPVLSQTKPNVPFNPDLYKKLQEAVAHGEETLLCKGAMFCYSKAVAISRFIHLVVKALKGEKHCVESAFVAQTGHIGEFLPYMTSIVKLGPQGVASTHMPKINDLETTRLRAAEPHIVENILLGQTFIHGDFSIPPKFKVKRTCDALLKRKVQECNNRAGMQYIN; encoded by the exons atgttttcaaagtcaaaattaaGTGTCCTCCCTAAAACCCTTCGTTTCTCGTCATCGCTGTGTCCCTCCACAGCCCCCATCAAACCCATAGTTACCCTTTTAGACACCTTGAGCAGTGTGGGTTCCAACCTTGCCCTTCTCCTAAAACAAAACCTCGACATTTACGAGTTACGTCTCTTCGACGAAGAGAACAACACTAATGCCTTCGCTTGCGACTTAAACGAAATAGATACACGAACAAAACTGAAATCATTCTCTTGCAAATCGCTGAAAAATGCCATTGTGGGGGCACACGTGGTCATATCCACCGGCGGCTGCCAGGAAAAACCTGGCTCAAGCCAAAGAGAGTTGTTTGATAAGAACTTGGACAATGTGCGAAATGTTGCAATGTTTCTGGCGGAGTTTAACCCCGAGGCGATTTATTGCATCGCCAAGCCGCCAGTTGAGGCTTTAGTGCCGATGGTGTCCGAG GAGTACAAAAAAGCAGAGACCTACGACCCGAGAAAAATCATCGGTGTGGCAACCGTAGCATCAATGATTGCCAACACTTTCATCGCCGAACACACTAATCAGAACCCTGCCGACGTCCTCTGCCCCATAATTGGGGGCTTGAGCCCCAAAACCACAATTCCAGTCCTCTCACAAACTAAGCCAAACGTCCCGTTCAATccg gacttgtataaaaaattgcaagaggCTGTCGCCCACGGCGAAGAGACTCTTCTGTGCAAAGGCGCAATGTTTTGCTACTCGAAAGCAGTGGCGATTTCGCGTTTCATTCATTTGGTTGTAAAGGCCCTAAAAGGGGAAAAACACTGCGTGGAAAGCGCATTTGTGGCCCAAACCGGCCACATTGGGGAGTTTTTGCCGTACATGACCTCCATAGTCAAATTAG GCCCCCAAGGGGTGGCGTCCACACACATGCCCAAAATAAACGACTTGGAGACGACGCGATTGAGGGCCGCTGAGCCCCACATTGTTGAAAATATTCTTCTGGGGCAAACGTTCATCCATGGCGACTTTTCAATTCCTCCGAAATTTAAAGTAAAGAGGACTTGTGACGCGCTTTTGAAACGCAAAGTACAAGAATGTAACAATCGTGCCGGAATGCAATATATTAACTAA
- the Rsf1 gene encoding RNA-binding protein Rsf1: MGDREERSARVYVGGLTDSVKKEDLETEFEKYGKLNSVWVAFNPPGFAFIEFINHSDAESACDSLNGTDFLGSKLRVEIARGKSRRGGFRGGRGRGGPPYRGGGYGGDRGFRGGRGGRPGGRFDSYGGGRRDDGGRSYGRDFSRRRDGYGSRSDSYNGRGGGGRRFDSSSSRFRSRSPAAAPPRH; encoded by the coding sequence ATGGGCGATCGCGAAGAACGAAGCGCCAGAGTCTACGTCGGCGGTCTCACAGACAGCGTCAAGAAGGAGGACCTGGAGACCGAGTTCGAAAAGTACGGAAAACTGAACTCAGTGTGGGTGGCTTTCAATCCCCCGGGCTTCGCTTTTATCGAGTTTATCAATCACAGCGACGCCGAATCGGCCTGTGATAGCCTCAACGGCACCGATTTCTTGGGCTCGAAGCTGCGCGTGGAAATCGCGAGGGGCAAGTCCCGCCGCGGGGGCTTTAGGGGCGGCCGGGGCCGAGGCGGGCCCCCGTACCGCGGGGGCGGCTACGGTGGCGACCGCGGCTTCAGAGGCGGCCGCGGGGGGCGGCCTGGAGGCCGCTTTGATTCCTACGGGGGAGGAAGGCGCGATGATGGAGGGCGCTCCTACGGAAGGGATTTTAGCAGGAGGAGAGATGGCTACGGGAGCAGGAGTGATAGCTACAATGGGCGAGGGGGCGGAGGCAGGAGGTTCGATAGTAGTAGCTCCCGGTTCAGGTCAAGGTCGCCGGCGGCAGCCCCACCAAGACACTAG
- the MED17 gene encoding mediator of RNA polymerase II transcription subunit 17 isoform X2 — translation MSYSVNISVEAPIENQIQEITYDGTEIYQPPLTLSESLTKYAQKIDFSKTSDIDFKKEPGEAIEDNKSDSDSKDAFQSSLWPWDSARNKLRNAFQEVCVLADVLAIAKDKRYMVLDPVQQEPIETKPMVQIYARKKALAGAASVLLTGAERLKTSQNEAARNRTVPDFHIELLRLRQNWRLKKVSNTIIGDLSYRTAGSKYTQTGTFEVTKAEDDDKTNSPPSSPIPGGATTAKTNSALRVSIPSELQGVAYIEVLCQKDQEDLCSVNVNLLGSGPPASNPDMHWQQKLEAAQNVLFCKELFNQLAKEAVQLQAPIPHMVVGNQIMATVFPGIQLIIGLCHSTVGDKKQQNNNSSKTDHDHVLEHSLHQLLREVHHKNTHHPFPHPATGPLGPSKKRMLAGPMAADRYELLEMTKSETLLEQIIKQAQHFFMRLRTEYVLDTIAKEVKDPLISSHWNTLNSPTQSCVKINISTHGYDALCRTPLVIHVGEKSLKCICRDGKVMHMSYEPQELRDLIFCHINQHQILAVQALAKTMGWQFLANSNHLGTGAVEPLGNASSCLLASPTGDRIIAVRCEPQTGIQVCVAHSPRSDFFPSRLVTERKWEHLGGQFRDVRLEKMEGRNFLHKMELLMASLTSSS, via the exons atgtcttaCTCGGTAAATATATCAGTGGAAGCGCCTATAGAAAACCAAATACAAGAAATCACGTACGATGGAACGGAAATATACCAACC TCCGTTGACTCTATCAGAAAGTCTCACCAAATACGCCCAAAAAATCGACTTTAGCAAAACTAGTGATATTGACTTTAAAAAAGAACCAGGGGAGGCAATTGAAGACAATAAATCTGACTCTGACAGTAAAGACGCTTTCCAGTCAAGTCTATGGCCATGGGACTCAGCCAGAAACAAACTACGCAACGCATTTCAGGAAGTTTGCGTCTTGGCTGACGTCCTTGCCATAGCTAAGGACAAACGCTACATGGTCTTGGACCCCGTCCAACAAGAACCGATTGAAACCAAACCAATGGTGCAAATATACGCCCGTAAGAAAGCACTAGCTGGGGCTGCCAGTGTCCTACTCACTGGTGCCGAACGACTGAAAACGTCCCAAAACGAAGCTGCCAGAAACAGAACTGTCCCAGATTTTCACATAGAATTGTTAAGATTGCGCCAAAATTGGAGGCTTAAAAAAGTCTCAAATACAATAATCGGGGACTTGAGTTATCGCACAGCTGGCTCTAAATACACACAAACTGGCACTTTCGAAGTTACGAAAGCTGAAGACGATGATAAGACAAACAGTCCGCCTAGTAGTCCAATACCTGGAGGTGCCACAACGGCCAAAACAAATTCCGCTTTGCGAGTTTCAATTCCTTCAGAATTGCAAGGGGTGGCTTATATTGAAGTTTTGTGTCAGAAAG ATCAAGAAGATCTCTGTAGTGTTAATGTAAATTTGTTAGGGTCAGGTCCACCAGCTTCAAACCCTGACATGCACTGGCAACAGAAGTTAGAAGCGGcgcaaaatgttttgttctGTAAAGAATTATTTAACCAACTTGCCAAAGAAGCAGTTCAGTTGCAGGCGCCTATACCACATATGGTTGTAGGAAATCAAATTATGGCCACG GTTTTTCCCGGCATTCAATTAATAATAGGATTGTGTCACTCAACTGTAGGcgacaaaaaacaacaaaacaataacTCATCAAAAACCGATCATGACCACGTATTGGAACACTCATTACACCAGTTATTGCGAGAAGTCCACCACAAAAACACCCATCACCCATTCCCCCACCCAGCAACAGGCCCATTAGGCCCCTCAAAGAAACGAATGTTGGCCGGACCTATGGCCGCAGACAGATACGAATTACTCGAAATGACAAAATCCGAAACACTTCTTGAACAAATCATCAAACAAGCGCAACACTTTTTCATGAGATTACGGACAGAATACGTGCTTGATACAATAGCTAAAGAAGTGAAAGATCCCCTTATAAGCTCCCACTGGAACACTTTAAACAGTCCGACGCAATCATGCGTTAAAATCAACATTTCAACACATGGTTATGACGCTCTCTGTCGGACGCCTCTCGTGATACACGTGGGTGAAAAAAGCCTCAAGTGCATATGTAGAGATGGGAAAGTCATGCACATGAGTTACGAGCCGCAAGAATTGcgagatttgattttttgccaCATAAACCAGCACCAAATTTTGGCGGTTCAAGCGTTGGCTAAGACAATGGGTTGGCAGTTTTTGGCCAATTCGAACCATTTGGGCACGGGGGCTGTGGAACCGCTGGGAAACGCTAGTTCGTGTCTTTTGGCGTCTCCCACAGGTGATAGGATTATTGCAGTTAGGTGTGAGCCACAGACGGGTATCCAGGTCTGTGTGGCTCATTCGCCCAGGAGCGATTTTTTCCCCAGTAGGTTGGTGACTGAGCGAAAGTGGGAGCATTTAGGCGGACAGTTTAGGGATGTTAGGTTGGAAAAAATGGAAGGCAGGAATTTCTTGCATAAGATGGAGTTGTTAATGGCGAGTTTGACGAGTAGCTCGTAG